CAACAAGTATGATGCCGTTCGTGCGGCCTTATGCTGGGACGATGAGATCGTCGCCTTGGCTCGTCAGCACAATGATGCCAATGTCCTTTCTCTTCCTGCAAGATTTATACCACAAGACAAAGCTCTCAAAATGGTGGATATCTTCCTTGATACTGATTTTGAGGGTGGTCGCCACCAACGGAGAGTAGATAAGATAGCACCGAAGAGATAAAATTTTGGAAGACTTGTCGTCTCAAGTCCCAAACGACAAGCAACAAAAGGATACAAAATGAGTGCTATCACACTCTTCTTCGTCACAAGAAGTAGTTGGTAGCACTCATCTTTCGTAAAGTTCCACAAACAACGTTTTTATGACAATGATATACCCTGACTTTCAGAACAGAGATGCCGAATACCTATCTCGTGTCATTCGAGAAGAGATAGAGAAGCACAGGGCAGAGATAAAAGAGATCAAAGCCATTCCCATCGAAAAGGCTACGTTCACAAACACAGTACTGGCGCTCGAGGAGTCGGGCAAAGAGCTTGATCTGCACACATCAGTCTTCTTTAACCTCCTTCACTGCGATGCGGATGATGACTTCATGCGTATCTCTGAGGAGCTTACCCCTCTGCTATCCGACCTCAACAACGAGATCAGCATGGACATAGACCTTGCTAAGAATATCGAACGAGTCTACACCAATGAGTTCGATAACCTCACCGGGATAGACAAGCGACTTCTTCAACGTACCTATGAGGGATACAGAGACAGGGGGGCATTCCTCGAAGAAGAGAAGCGTGAGGAACTGAAAAGCCTGAGAAAAGAGCTGAGCCTCACGACACTGAAGTTCGGACAAAATGTCCTCAAAGAGCAAAACGACTATACCCTCATGATCACTGAGCGCTCGATCATCTCAAGACTGCCTTCTTCAGCTATCGAAGTGGCGGAAGAGAAGGCCAAAGAAAAGGGTCTTGATGGCTATCTCTTTGACTTCAGTTTTCCGTCATATATGGCTATCATGAAGTATTGTGACAGCAGGGAGATCAGAGAGCAGATGTACCGAGATCGTCAGCGACTCTGCTTCGATGCAGACAAAGAGACGGACAATATCACTATCGTCTTCAAGATCGTGGAACTAAGAAAGCAGATAGCAAGCCTCTTGGGCTATCAGACTTATGCCGACTATGTCCTCAAAGAGCGTATGGCGAAGACAAAGGAAAATGTCCTCAAGATGCTGGATGACCTTTACGATGCGTACATCGGACTTGCTCGAGAGGAGGTCAAGACAGTGGAGGAGTTCGCTCATCGTGCAACATACGCCCCTCTTCCTCAAGGACAAACGCTTATGCCATGGGATTGGAGCTATTATGCTGAGCAATACAAGGTGGAGACCCTGCACTATGACGAAGAAGAGACTCGCCCCTACTTTGCTCTTGACAAGGTGATGAAAGCCATGCTTTCACTTGCCGAAGAACTCTACGACATCTCATTCATGCCAAATGACACACTGACCAAGTACCACAAGGATGTAGATATCTACGAAGTCAAAAGTCGTGATGGAGCAGACGTCGGGATACTGATGACGGACTTCTTCCCACGAAAAGGCAAACAGTCAGGAGCTTGGATGACCAACTATGTCGAGGCCTATGGAGACATAAGACCTGTCGTCAGTCTCGTTATGAACTTCACTCCACCGACATCGGGCACACCATCTCTCCTGACTTTTGACGAAGCGACAACACTCTTCCACGAGTTCGGCCACGGTCTCCACGGCCTGCTCACCAAGGTCAAGTACGCTTCTCTCAGTGGCACAAACGTAGTCAGGGATTTTGTCGAACTCCCCTCTCAGATCATGGAGAACTGGATGCGTAGCCCGGAGTTTGTCAAGAGTTTTGCGACACATTACATCACAGACGAACCGATCTCAGACGAACTTCTATCTGCCATCGAACGCAACGCCCTCTTCCTCGAAGGGTATGCTTGCATCCGTCAGCTCAATTTCGGGTATCTCGACATGGCGTGGCACATGGGCAAATCAGAAGAGTTGGAGACGAGAGACATCGAGCTCCTCGAAACTACCGTAGGCGAACGCACTGCGTTGATGCCACGAGTACCGGGAGGTTGTATCAGCACCTCATTCTCTCACATCTTCAACGGAGGCTATGCTGTTGGCTATTATGGCTACAAATGGGCTGAGATCCTCGATGCCGATGCCTTTGAGGAGTTTGCGACCCACGGTCTCAAGGACAAGGCTACAGCCGCACGCTTCAAAACGTTTATCCTCGAACAAGGAGACTCCGAAGATGCAGACCTTCTATACAAGCGTTTCAAAGGCAAAGACGCCACCGTGACAGCACTGAAAAGAAGATCAGGCCTCAAGATATAAGGAAAAACAATAACCCTCACAAATAATGTATATATGATAATAGACATCTTACTCGTCATTGTCGGAGCCGTGCTCATCCTTGCAGGAGCAAACTTCCTGACAGATGGAGCATCCGCAATCGCCACAAGGTTCAACATCTCACAGATGGTCATCGGGCTTACCATAGTTGCGTTCGGGACCTCGGCACCCGAACTCACCGTGAGTGTCCTCTCCGGTCTCAGTGGCAATGGGGGGATGGCTGTCGGTAACGTCATCGGCAGCAATATCTTCAACATCCTTGCCATCCTTGGACTCACCGCCATCATCACCCCTCTCCCCATCGGTCGCACCTCTCGCAACATCGAGATACCGATGGCGATACTCACTGCCCTTGTACTGATTTTCGTAATCGGAGATATATTTATCGATGGCAAAGGAGAAGCTGAGCTCACACGCTCCGAGGGGGCTACACTTCTCACATTCGGACTACTTTTTCTCCTCTACACGCTCTATATGGCAAGTAAGGGGAAAGGCAGTGCAGAGGAGAGCTCCTCTCCCACCAAGCCTATCAAGACCTGGCTCTCTGTCATCTATGTCATCGGCGGACTTGTAGGACTGGTCTACGGAGGGCGACTATTCGTGGACTCTGCATCTGAGATAGCCCGGACACTCGGTGTGAGCGAGACACTCATAGGTCTGACCCTCGTGTCGTGGGGGACATCACTTCCCGAGCTTGCCACCTCGATTGTCGCAGCATTCAAGAAAAACGCAGACATTGCCATAGGGAACGTGGTCGGAAGCAACATCTTCAACATCTTCCTTGTCCTCGGCTTCACCGGATTGGTACACAATCAGACCGGCCTGACATTCTCTTTCGTCGACCTGGGTGTACAGCTCTTGGCACCGCTCCTCCTATTCTTGTTTGCAAGGGTTCTATCCACCGGTACTTTATCTCGCAAAGAAGGGGTATTCCTCTTCCTCATCTTTGTGGCATACAACTGGTATCTCATCTCCGGAGCAGTCGCATAGGATCATATAGAACCAAGCAATCAAGACCACAAAGTCTCTGTCCGACAATCGTCGGATAGAGACTTTGTTTTTGGGGGCTCCGTGACCGAAATCCAAGCCTCCAATCATATGCCCTCTCAAACATTTGGGCATGACGCTCCACGCACAAACCAGTCCATGAAACAAAGGTAGAAGAGTCGAAAAAAAGTCGTTAAGATCGATATCTCTCCTTTAACGACTTTCGAAATCAATCTTAACGACTTTTTCAGCCCCCTCCTTAAAAGTAGGATGCACTCCGACATTGAGCTCTCCATCACATAGGAGATCTTACCCTCAAAGACGTGGCTTCGTACATCTCTCGTGCGTAACGAAAAAAGAGGGTGTGCCAAAATCTTCTTTTGACACACCCTCTCATATCATCGGGATTACGCTAAGCACGGATCACTTCGCAAGCCATGTATCGATGAGACCTACGATAGCCTCTTCCGATGGTCTGGGTGCATGGGCATCGATGATCCTGAAATCCTTGTCGATGAGGATGAAACGTGGGATGAAATCAACGGCCCAGTCCGTATGCAGGACGGCATCGGTGGTATGATACTGTGGCAGCTCCTTCTTATGCTCGGCGAGAAAGTCCCGCCAGACTTGCGCCTTGGTATCGGTTCCGATGGGGACAAAGACAATATCCTTGCCTTCGTACCTCTTGGCAAGAGCTTCAAAGAGAGGGGCTTCTTTCAGACAAGGTCCACACCATGTAGCCCATAGGTCGACATAGATGAGACGACCCTTGAAGTCTGAGAGCTTTCGGGGATTACCCTCTATGTCCGTCATCTCAATATCAATGGCAGGCTCTCCCGCAAATAGCTTAGTAGCTTTCTTTATCGAGTATTTGAGTTCGCTGGCAAAGGGTTCGTACTTGACGGTCGAGACAAATGTCATAGCATCCCGAGCAAGCTCTTCGGAGATATGCCCCTTGAGACGAGAAGAGTATGCGACGACCTCGTAAAAGTCCGAAATCTGCTCAGGGATCTGTACGCCCTCGAACCAAAGGCTGTGTAGCACCGTATCTTGATGGTGCTTCAAGACATCACGAACGGTCGCCACATCCAGATACTTGGCATTGGTGATCTCACCAAAACGCTCCCTCATCTCTTCGGCAAGAGATTCCGAATGCTTCTGCCACACTTCGGCAAAGAGCTTCTGTGCATCAGGACCGGTATAGGTATTGGCATACATCGGATAGTAGATGTAAGAGTTGATCACATCCGCTTTGATGCGTGCAGACTCAAGCTCTTTGAACTCGTCACTCACTCCCGAGAGCGTATCGAGGACACTCATACGAACTCGTGCAAGGCTATCGACGACAGCCTTGGTCTTCTCAAAAGAGTCCACAATATTGCGCCCCCCATCGAGGAAGGAACCCCTCTTGGGGAGTACGCGTCCCTTGAGATAGTTGTTCGCCTCTGCTCCTCTGCCTGTAAATGTCGCTTCGTCCGCCTTCGCAAAGATCTTCACCTCAAGATCGTCACCAGGGGTGAGATAGAGTATGTTGCGACCGATACTGTAATAAGAGGGAGCATCGATGGTAAGGACAGTATCGACATAGCCTTGAGCATCGAGATGGAGCGTGACATCTCTACTTGTCCCTATCTGAGAAGTAGCACCATTGTATCTCAACTCGACTTGGTCAGCCCCAAGATCGATTATCTGCCCTCTGAGATGGACGGTATTCTGGGTGACTTGGTCTTTATTTTGGGAAGAGCAACCCGCAGTAATGCCCGAAAGACCGAGCAACAGAGCGAGAGCTCCATAGTAAAATTTCATATTCATATTGATTTATCTTTTGTTAGGGATCATATCAGGATTGAACTGCAACACAATCGGAGGGATCGGAAGGATGTACTTGGGATCGTTTGGCTCGATAGTGTATGTCTCATCGGCGACGATATGAGTGACGGTCTTTGCAAACCTCGGATCTCTGTTGAGACGCTTCAAGTCTATCAAGCGAATACAACCGGTAAAAGGTAGTTCTCTCCGTCTCTCATCAAGCACCAGCTTGAGAGCCTCGTCACTCGTCGATGCGACAAGCGGTGTGTGCTCCAGGATGCGATGGTCTCTGAGATGATTGAGGTATCTCAAAGCCTCATCCTTGGCACCCAATCGTGCTTCAGCCTCCGCAGCGATCAGGTACATTTCGGGGGTGGTCACTGCCAGATTCACCCTGACATATGGCACCCAAAGATCATGATCAAGAGAGAGATTTGAGATCTTACGTGCAAAGTAAATCAAGAATCTTTTGTCCTTCTGCTTGTCATACATATTGACAAGATCTTCGGATCCGTAGATCTGGGCAGTAAGACCATAAGCACGAGGAGCCATACGGATGTAGATATTCTCAGGATTTGCAGTCAATTCAGGGACATTGTTACGACCGGCAAAGCGTTTGGGGTTGATAACCTCATAGCGTTTGAGATCCAGTAATTCGGGGTGCTTCTCAAGAGCAAGCTTTGCATTCTTAAGAGCTGAGGCATAATCCCCCTTATAGAGATACATCCTTGCAAGCAGACCATGACCTGCACTCTTGGAGGCTCTGAAAGCATTCCCCACCGGCCTCTCGGGGAGAGACTTCAATGCTTCAACAAGGTCTTGCTCGATACGGTCATAGACTTCTTGTACCGATGCCCTCTTGAGATTGGTCTTCTCGATACCCTTATCCAAGACAAGAGGCACCCCGGGATCGGTATTTGCCGTCGCAGGATCGTAGTGGTTCGCATACATGTTTACAAGCGTCAGATACTCCAATGCTCGTCCCAAAAGGGCCTCTGCCTTTATCTCCATCTTCTTCTGCTGTGTACCTTCGGATGTGCCCATTATGTCTTCAATGACGACATTGTAAGTATAGATCCTATTGTATGAGAAGGCCCATAATCTATCTTCTTCACTCTCTCCGAAGGTCTCCTTATCAAACCGGTACAACCTCAACAAAGGCACCTTGAGCCCTTTGACACCACCTATCAGTGGATCCTTCTCGGGTACGAATGCATCATCAGTCATGAAGTTTGGATATATCTCCGAAGTCTTTTGAATCTGCTCATAGTTGAGGAGCTGTTCGTAGTCCTCCGTAGTCTCGGGTATAACCTTTCCCTTGGGCTTCAGCCCCAAAAAGCCATCACACGAGGAAAGCAAAAACATTGCTGCACAAAGAGATAGTGTATATGATATTATTTTCATAGTTCAAAGTGTATTAAAAATTGAGAGATAACCCAAGAGTATATGTCGTAGGAGTCGGCAAAGTAAGAAGGCCTCTACCGTACAGCCCTGTGCCGTATGCTTCCGGATCGACATCCCCATTGGCAGCCCACCACCATGGATTGCTTACCTGACAAGTCAATGTAGCTGACTGAAGTGACAACTTCTTCAACCACTCTTTAGGGATATTGTAGCTCACAGAGACATCCCTAAGTTTGATATAATCAGCCTTCTTGACATGAATGTCTGCAGAGTACCACGAAAGAGCCTGCTGGGGTGTCATGCCGATACTTTGCTTGAATCCTGGCGTGACATCGCTCTTGGTCTCATCACCGGGTCGGGTCCACATATTGAGGATCTTCTTATTGATATTTGTACTTGGTGCTCCGGGCAGATAGTCCGCAACGACATCACGCATGACATGACCACCGTAGTAAACGAACATAAATGAAAGATCAAAATCCCCTATCGTGAAGACATTCCTCAAAGAACTTGTGACCTTCGGATCACGGGTACCTGAGTATACGAGCTCCGAAATAGAAGAAACATCACTGACCTTGTTGCCTTGTCCGTCATACACGAGGACACTGCCATCCTTATCACTCAGACCGGCATAACGATAGCTGAACAAACTGTTGACAGGGTATCCTATCGCTTCGACATTGCGCGATGTATAAGTAAATACATTGTCCTTTGTACCGGATAGGTTTGTGAGCTTATTGTCGTTATAGCTTAGGATGAGATTAGATGTCCAAGAGAAGTTCTTACGCTTGAGCAATGTAGCTTGGAGAGACAGCTCCATACCCTTATTGACCATGGATCCATAGTTGAGGGTCAGGGTCTGCCATCCGAGTGTAGGATCGGCACTCTTCTCTCCCAAAAGGTCTGTCGTGGACTTATAATAGAAGTCAACGCTACCGCTTAACCTCGAATTTAAGAATGCAAAGTCGATACCAAGGTTGTTCGAAGTCGTCTTCTCCCACCTCAATCCGGCGTTGGGAGGACTAACGATGCGTGAGCCGAACTCATTGGACCAAACATTGAGACCTTGGCTCTGCACATTCAGATAAGGACCAACGTTTTTAGGGATATTCCCTCCTACCCCTGAAGTCAGACGGAGGTTCAACTGATCGATCCAGTCGATATCCTTCATGAAGCCTTCGTTGCCAAGATACCAGCTGGCACCCAAAGACCACAACGGACGATACTGTAGCTTAGGATCGGTACCGAAAAGATTTGACTGGTCGATGCGCAAACTACCTGTCACAGAGTATCTGTTGTCGTAAGTGTAAGAGCCGTTGGCATAGAACGAAATAAACCTATCTTCGTTGTGTATCAGATGTGCAAAGTCTTCATATTTCAAAGAGAACGAACCGGACAGAGACTCGGTGTTCTTCAGTTCGCGGAAGACAATGGGATTGATGGGCTTGGTGGCGAGACTGCTATCATCATAGCCGAAATAGAGATTATTCGAAACTGTGGTACGTATCAACCTACGCTCCGCACCTCCCAACATTGTCACATTATGTTTGCCAAACTCTCTACTGAAATTGACCTGTGATCTCATCGTGTATGAGAACGACTTGGAGTATCTCTCTCGAAGTTGCCCCCCGGTAGGTACGTTGTGAACAAGTTTTTTATCCTTAGCATTATACTGAGCGGCATCGTTGATCATATTGCGTACATAGTACGAGTTCGGGCTATAGTACTGACGATCCTTGATGTCTATATTCTCACTCTGATACTTCAAGTCGAGACTCAATCCCTCTGCGAGCTTGAACCTCATACCCGAGTGGAGACGGAAGTAATTCTCCGCATTGACATAATTTTGTTGCGAACGATTACTTATCGGATAAAACGTCTCGTCAAGCAGACCGATGGACTTCAGCCTGTCGATCTCGTATCGGGACTTAGCCAGTGGCACCTCTATCTCATTCCCTTCATGATCACGAAGAGCGTAGTAGCTGGGGGTCCTGAGCAAAAAGTCTGAGTAGTTCGAAATACCATTGTCACCTTGATTTCGCACGAAACTACCCGAAACACCGACATCGAGAGTAAACCAATCCGTAAGATCCATATCATTCTTGAGATTGAACCCTATGCGATCCTTGCTCTGAAATCTTTGATTACCATAGTCTCCAAGATAGTTGAGTGAAGCGATGTAACGACTTGACTTGCTACCTCCCGAGAGAGACAGATTGTGTTGGTGTACCAATCCCATGCGAGCAAACTCATCTTCGATCTGTCTGCGGTTGTCTGTATTTCGATACACGTTGAGACCATCTGCCAACTGTGCATCTGTGAGTTCGCCGGCTTTATGCTTGTACAGCAGAGCCGTGACAGGACTGAGCGAACGACGATTGTCTACTTGATCCGGGTGATAAAACTTAAATCCGGCGATCTCCAGATCCACAAGTTCCGAACTATTGAGGAGATTGAGATATGATAGATCCGCCTTGGGGACAAACTTTGCAGACATGTTATAATTCACGGCCAACTTCCCCTCCTTGCCACGCTTTGTGGAGATGACAATCACGCCATTGGCAGCTCTCGCACCGTATATCGAACTCGCAGTAGCATCCTTCAGCACCGTGATGTTCTGTATATCCGTAGGGTTGATGGCATCGAGACTCCCCTGATAAGGCATACCATCTACGATGTAGAGAGGCTTCTGCTCACCATTGATGGTCGTGATACCACGGATGACGATATCATCGGCACCATTGTTTGTCTTATTGATACCCGCTACCAACCCTTCTATACGAGAGAGGACATCGGTATTGAGTTTACCCTTTGTTTGCTTGTCAGAGATGACCGAGTAAGCACCCGTTGCACGCTCCTTGGACAAGGTCTGATACCCCGTCACGACCACCTCTTCGAGGAGGGTATCGTTCGGTCTGAGATCGACATTGACCACCTGCTTTTTAGGATCAGCCTTGATGACCTCACCTCTCATACCGACATAAGAGAAAGAGATGAGTTCACCCGGAGCGACTTCAATCTTATAGTTACCATCGATATCCGTACGCACACCACGAGATGTCCCCGAAACAGACACGGTGGCTCCGATGATTGTCTCTCCTGTATCATCCTTGACGACACCGGACATGACGAACTTACCGCCCTTACCGGCCGATGGTGCAAACACCACGACACCATCCCTTTTGATCTCGTACTTGAACGATGTCTGTTTGCTAAAGTCGTCAAGGACGACACTCAAAAATTCTTGGGTATAGGCCAAACTAACTTTTGCCGAAGACTTCATTACCTGATCATCATAGGTAAACTTGAGTCCCGACTCCTTCTCAAGGATCTCCAATGTTGTTTTGACCGGAGCGTCCTGCACATTTATCGTAACTTTTGCTCCGGTCTGAGCCAGAGCAAGCTGCGTGGTGCAGAGCAGGACAAACATTGCGAAGAAAAGCCGCACAGCCCCTCCGCTCAAAAAGATTTCGCTTTTCAATAGTCTTGTCATTGTTTTTTGTCTTTAGATGAATTACATGAGACCGAAGCACAATCTTTCCTTGACACTTCGGTTCTTTATAGTGGAGTGAAAAACTGATGTTTTCAATACGTTCTATGATAATTTGTTCTTATAGGTCTTCGGTGCTCTTTTCAAAACCACCGGTATAAGTTCGTCCAAGCTTTGACGAACACCCAATTCGGTGAAAAAAGCAAACGGGAATCACTAAAGAAGGCCTCTATAAAACTGGGACTGTGACACAGTTGTTCAAAATTTAGCATCTCCTTGATTTATCCACATGAAGATACTAATAATCATCCAAACAATACCTATCAGCCCCCGAAAATCTCATCATCGCAGAGTCTTATCTGAAAGTGATGACGAAGCGGGTAAGTCCATCGGGATGAGTCTTGAGGGTGTAGTCGCAATGGTGTTGTTTGAGGACTTCTCGGATAAATAGGAGACCGATGCCTTGGCCCGTGGGCTTGGTGGAGAAGAAGGGGCTGAAGATCTTACCCTCGACCTCCTTGTCTATCCCCTTGCCGGTATCGGCAAAAGTAATCGACTTGGTCGCAGTATCTGTGGAGATATAGATATCCCCATCCTCGGCTATACTTTCGACCGCATTTTTGATGATATTGAGGAAGACTTGATCCATGAGACTCGTATCGACGAGGAGAGAGGGGAAGTCCTCGCTCAAGGCATAGTGCAGACGTATGTTGTGTGGATGGCACATAACTTCCATGAAGAGTTTGAGGCTCTCCATACGCTCATTTAGAGACACCGGGGCGAGTTCGGCATCGGGGATCTTGACAACATCGGCAAAGTTGGTGATGAACTTACTCATCGACATACAACGCTCCACACACACGTGCGCTGCCTCCTGGAGATCCTCATCACCCTCCCTTTCAGAGAGTATCTGCCCCATGGTGTCAAGGGTAGAGATGATGACGGCAGTGGTGTTGTTGACCTCGTGAGAGATCATACGGATGACCTTCTCATAGGCTTTCTTCTCCGCCTGACGAAGTTCTTCGGTCAGGCTCTCTATCAAGTAAAACGATCGATAAAACCCTCTGTCGATAAACGTCTCGGCCGTACATTTATAGATCGAACCATCTTGAAGCGTGCGTACCTCTGTGGTGTGAAGAGGTATGGCAGAAAGATCGATGGCTATGATATCCTTGACCGCAAAGAGCTTCTTGCCCATGACCGCATCAGGGTCTTCGAGGCGAAGTATCCGACGTGCTGCGGGATTGAGCTGCTCGATCTCTTGGTCATGATTGAGGACGATGACTCCCATTGGCGAAGCCTTTATGAGGAGGTCGAGGAACTCATTTTGTTCTCTCAGCTTCAGTCTTTCGTTCTTGAGCTCGAACATCATCCGGTTGAAGATGTCCACCACCTTGTCTGCCTCATACTGTCCCACACTACGGAGACGAGAACTAAAATCCTGCTCGTGCAAGAGGTCCATCCCATTATTGATGGTCTGGAGCGGTCTCACCACACGACGGTAGAAGACGACAAGATACAGACAGACCACGATCGCCATGATCTCGGCCATGATCGCCCACTTTATCCCCATACGCATGGCATGGTAGACAAAAAATCCCATGAGAGGCAGGATGAGGATCAGGAGGAATACGAAGTAGTTACGCAGTTTCATCGTCTATTCCTTTAATTTTTGTGTACCATCACGACCCTAAAGCCCATGCTTCTCCATCCGTCGGTAGAGAGCGGCACGACTGATACCAAGAGATTTCGCAGCCTTGGAGAGATTACCGTTGTGCATCTCTATGGCTGCACGTATGGCTCTTGCTTCGAGATCTTCGAGCTTCACATCACGGCTTGCAGGAGGAGACATCTCGACAGGTACGGTCTCCATGATCTGCGCCTCGATATCCTTGGCAGTGATCGA
This is a stretch of genomic DNA from Porphyromonas cangingivalis. It encodes these proteins:
- a CDS encoding M3 family metallopeptidase, which codes for MTMIYPDFQNRDAEYLSRVIREEIEKHRAEIKEIKAIPIEKATFTNTVLALEESGKELDLHTSVFFNLLHCDADDDFMRISEELTPLLSDLNNEISMDIDLAKNIERVYTNEFDNLTGIDKRLLQRTYEGYRDRGAFLEEEKREELKSLRKELSLTTLKFGQNVLKEQNDYTLMITERSIISRLPSSAIEVAEEKAKEKGLDGYLFDFSFPSYMAIMKYCDSREIREQMYRDRQRLCFDADKETDNITIVFKIVELRKQIASLLGYQTYADYVLKERMAKTKENVLKMLDDLYDAYIGLAREEVKTVEEFAHRATYAPLPQGQTLMPWDWSYYAEQYKVETLHYDEEETRPYFALDKVMKAMLSLAEELYDISFMPNDTLTKYHKDVDIYEVKSRDGADVGILMTDFFPRKGKQSGAWMTNYVEAYGDIRPVVSLVMNFTPPTSGTPSLLTFDEATTLFHEFGHGLHGLLTKVKYASLSGTNVVRDFVELPSQIMENWMRSPEFVKSFATHYITDEPISDELLSAIERNALFLEGYACIRQLNFGYLDMAWHMGKSEELETRDIELLETTVGERTALMPRVPGGCISTSFSHIFNGGYAVGYYGYKWAEILDADAFEEFATHGLKDKATAARFKTFILEQGDSEDADLLYKRFKGKDATVTALKRRSGLKI
- a CDS encoding RagB/SusD family nutrient uptake outer membrane protein, whose product is MKIISYTLSLCAAMFLLSSCDGFLGLKPKGKVIPETTEDYEQLLNYEQIQKTSEIYPNFMTDDAFVPEKDPLIGGVKGLKVPLLRLYRFDKETFGESEEDRLWAFSYNRIYTYNVVIEDIMGTSEGTQQKKMEIKAEALLGRALEYLTLVNMYANHYDPATANTDPGVPLVLDKGIEKTNLKRASVQEVYDRIEQDLVEALKSLPERPVGNAFRASKSAGHGLLARMYLYKGDYASALKNAKLALEKHPELLDLKRYEVINPKRFAGRNNVPELTANPENIYIRMAPRAYGLTAQIYGSEDLVNMYDKQKDKRFLIYFARKISNLSLDHDLWVPYVRVNLAVTTPEMYLIAAEAEARLGAKDEALRYLNHLRDHRILEHTPLVASTSDEALKLVLDERRRELPFTGCIRLIDLKRLNRDPRFAKTVTHIVADETYTIEPNDPKYILPIPPIVLQFNPDMIPNKR
- a CDS encoding calcium/sodium antiporter; its protein translation is MIIDILLVIVGAVLILAGANFLTDGASAIATRFNISQMVIGLTIVAFGTSAPELTVSVLSGLSGNGGMAVGNVIGSNIFNILAILGLTAIITPLPIGRTSRNIEIPMAILTALVLIFVIGDIFIDGKGEAELTRSEGATLLTFGLLFLLYTLYMASKGKGSAEESSSPTKPIKTWLSVIYVIGGLVGLVYGGRLFVDSASEIARTLGVSETLIGLTLVSWGTSLPELATSIVAAFKKNADIAIGNVVGSNIFNIFLVLGFTGLVHNQTGLTFSFVDLGVQLLAPLLLFLFARVLSTGTLSRKEGVFLFLIFVAYNWYLISGAVA
- a CDS encoding SusC/RagA family TonB-linked outer membrane protein codes for the protein MTRLLKSEIFLSGGAVRLFFAMFVLLCTTQLALAQTGAKVTINVQDAPVKTTLEILEKESGLKFTYDDQVMKSSAKVSLAYTQEFLSVVLDDFSKQTSFKYEIKRDGVVVFAPSAGKGGKFVMSGVVKDDTGETIIGATVSVSGTSRGVRTDIDGNYKIEVAPGELISFSYVGMRGEVIKADPKKQVVNVDLRPNDTLLEEVVVTGYQTLSKERATGAYSVISDKQTKGKLNTDVLSRIEGLVAGINKTNNGADDIVIRGITTINGEQKPLYIVDGMPYQGSLDAINPTDIQNITVLKDATASSIYGARAANGVIVISTKRGKEGKLAVNYNMSAKFVPKADLSYLNLLNSSELVDLEIAGFKFYHPDQVDNRRSLSPVTALLYKHKAGELTDAQLADGLNVYRNTDNRRQIEDEFARMGLVHQHNLSLSGGSKSSRYIASLNYLGDYGNQRFQSKDRIGFNLKNDMDLTDWFTLDVGVSGSFVRNQGDNGISNYSDFLLRTPSYYALRDHEGNEIEVPLAKSRYEIDRLKSIGLLDETFYPISNRSQQNYVNAENYFRLHSGMRFKLAEGLSLDLKYQSENIDIKDRQYYSPNSYYVRNMINDAAQYNAKDKKLVHNVPTGGQLRERYSKSFSYTMRSQVNFSREFGKHNVTMLGGAERRLIRTTVSNNLYFGYDDSSLATKPINPIVFRELKNTESLSGSFSLKYEDFAHLIHNEDRFISFYANGSYTYDNRYSVTGSLRIDQSNLFGTDPKLQYRPLWSLGASWYLGNEGFMKDIDWIDQLNLRLTSGVGGNIPKNVGPYLNVQSQGLNVWSNEFGSRIVSPPNAGLRWEKTTSNNLGIDFAFLNSRLSGSVDFYYKSTTDLLGEKSADPTLGWQTLTLNYGSMVNKGMELSLQATLLKRKNFSWTSNLILSYNDNKLTNLSGTKDNVFTYTSRNVEAIGYPVNSLFSYRYAGLSDKDGSVLVYDGQGNKVSDVSSISELVYSGTRDPKVTSSLRNVFTIGDFDLSFMFVYYGGHVMRDVVADYLPGAPSTNINKKILNMWTRPGDETKSDVTPGFKQSIGMTPQQALSWYSADIHVKKADYIKLRDVSVSYNIPKEWLKKLSLQSATLTCQVSNPWWWAANGDVDPEAYGTGLYGRGLLTLPTPTTYTLGLSLNF
- a CDS encoding sensor histidine kinase → MKLRNYFVFLLILILPLMGFFVYHAMRMGIKWAIMAEIMAIVVCLYLVVFYRRVVRPLQTINNGMDLLHEQDFSSRLRSVGQYEADKVVDIFNRMMFELKNERLKLREQNEFLDLLIKASPMGVIVLNHDQEIEQLNPAARRILRLEDPDAVMGKKLFAVKDIIAIDLSAIPLHTTEVRTLQDGSIYKCTAETFIDRGFYRSFYLIESLTEELRQAEKKAYEKVIRMISHEVNNTTAVIISTLDTMGQILSEREGDEDLQEAAHVCVERCMSMSKFITNFADVVKIPDAELAPVSLNERMESLKLFMEVMCHPHNIRLHYALSEDFPSLLVDTSLMDQVFLNIIKNAVESIAEDGDIYISTDTATKSITFADTGKGIDKEVEGKIFSPFFSTKPTGQGIGLLFIREVLKQHHCDYTLKTHPDGLTRFVITFR
- a CDS encoding TlpA family protein disulfide reductase, with the protein product MNMKFYYGALALLLGLSGITAGCSSQNKDQVTQNTVHLRGQIIDLGADQVELRYNGATSQIGTSRDVTLHLDAQGYVDTVLTIDAPSYYSIGRNILYLTPGDDLEVKIFAKADEATFTGRGAEANNYLKGRVLPKRGSFLDGGRNIVDSFEKTKAVVDSLARVRMSVLDTLSGVSDEFKELESARIKADVINSYIYYPMYANTYTGPDAQKLFAEVWQKHSESLAEEMRERFGEITNAKYLDVATVRDVLKHHQDTVLHSLWFEGVQIPEQISDFYEVVAYSSRLKGHISEELARDAMTFVSTVKYEPFASELKYSIKKATKLFAGEPAIDIEMTDIEGNPRKLSDFKGRLIYVDLWATWCGPCLKEAPLFEALAKRYEGKDIVFVPIGTDTKAQVWRDFLAEHKKELPQYHTTDAVLHTDWAVDFIPRFILIDKDFRIIDAHAPRPSEEAIVGLIDTWLAK